One genomic window of Parasteatoda tepidariorum isolate YZ-2023 chromosome 9, CAS_Ptep_4.0, whole genome shotgun sequence includes the following:
- the LOC107450681 gene encoding FMRFamide-activated amiloride-sensitive sodium channel isoform X2, with product MFSFVNLILFIQECIEYCKLDKIRSSGLCVDDQIAYSHMEELCEEDETTMTKEILEHCNSMCHPACQSAFITLQVFFRNFRLTERIYEPKYREVELFSYIGGYMGMWLGLSLVSVFDFFESLCLVLYYPIKKRIKKDN from the exons ATGTTTAGCTTCgttaacttaattttgtttatacagGAATGTATTGAATATTGTAAATTGGACAAAATTCGTTCTTCAGGATTATGCGTTGATGATCAAATTGCGTATTCGCACATGGAGGAACTTTGTGAAGAGG ATGAAACAACTATGACGAAGGAAATTTTAGAGCATTGTAATTCAATGTGTCATCCTGCATGCCA AAGTGCATTCATTACCCTCCaagttttttttcgaaacttcAGATTAACAGAACGCATTTATGAGCCAAAGTATAGG GAAGTGGAACTTTTCAGCTACATCGGAGGATACATGGGAATGTGGCTAGGATTGAGTTTAGTTTCAGTGTTTGATTTCTTCGAATCACTTTGCTTAGTGCTTTATTACCCTATcaagaaaagaatcaaaaagGACAACTAA
- the LOC107450681 gene encoding amiloride-sensitive sodium channel subunit beta isoform X1, whose protein sequence is MFSFVNLILFIQECIEYCKLDKIRSSGLCVDDQIAYSHMEELCEEDETTMTKEILEHCNSMCHPACHEEIYEVKYDELQFLHHLCKKKDEACKSAFITLQVFFRNFRLTERIYEPKYREVELFSYIGGYMGMWLGLSLVSVFDFFESLCLVLYYPIKKRIKKDN, encoded by the exons ATGTTTAGCTTCgttaacttaattttgtttatacagGAATGTATTGAATATTGTAAATTGGACAAAATTCGTTCTTCAGGATTATGCGTTGATGATCAAATTGCGTATTCGCACATGGAGGAACTTTGTGAAGAGG ATGAAACAACTATGACGAAGGAAATTTTAGAGCATTGTAATTCAATGTGTCATCCTGCATGCCA cgAGGAAATATATGAAGTGAAATACGACGAGCTACAATTCCTTCATCACTTg tgtaaaaaaaaggatgaagcTTGCAA AAGTGCATTCATTACCCTCCaagttttttttcgaaacttcAGATTAACAGAACGCATTTATGAGCCAAAGTATAGG GAAGTGGAACTTTTCAGCTACATCGGAGGATACATGGGAATGTGGCTAGGATTGAGTTTAGTTTCAGTGTTTGATTTCTTCGAATCACTTTGCTTAGTGCTTTATTACCCTATcaagaaaagaatcaaaaagGACAACTAA